In the Salmo trutta chromosome 13, fSalTru1.1, whole genome shotgun sequence genome, atgagttggacagcagagtgaaggaaacgcagccaacaagtgctcagaatatgtgggaactccttcaacactgttggaaaCACATTctgcatgaagctggttgagggaatgccaagtgtgcaaagctgtcaagagaaaaggtggctactttgaagaatctaaaatatattttgatttgtttaacacttttttggttactgaatgattccatatgtgttatttcatagttttgttgtcttcactgttattctacagtgtagaaaatagtaaaaataaagaatgactaggtgtgtcaacttttgactggtacataaAAATGgtctcctgagtggtgcagcagtctaaggcactgcatttcagtgcaagaggtgtcactatagtacctggttctaatccaggctgtatcacatccggccatgattgggagtcccgtagggcggcgcacaattggcccagcgtcgtcggggtttggccggagtaggctgtcattgtaaataagaatatgttcttaactgacttgctagttaaataaaataaatatgtgtgtgtatatacagttgaagtcagaagtttacatacatcttagccaaatacatttaaactcagtttttcacaatgcctgacatttaatcctcgtaaaaattccctgtcttaggtcagttaggatcaccactttattttaagaatgtgaaatgtcagaataatagtagagagaatcttTGATAttttttcagctttcatttctttcatcacattccctgtgggtcagaggtttacatacactcaattagtatttggtagcattgcctttaaattgtttaatttgggtcaagtGTTTCGGTTAGcattccacaagtttcccacaataagttgggtgaattttgtccattcctcctgacagagctggtgtaactgagtcaggatgtaggcctccttgctcacacacgctttttcagttctgcccacaaattttctataggattgcggtcagggctttatgatggccactccaatatcttgactttgttgtccttaagccattttgccacaactttggaagtatgcatggggtcattatccatttggaagacccatttgcgtccaagctttaacttcctgactgatgtcttgagatgttgcttcaatatatccacataatttgccgttctcatgatgccatctattttgtgaagtgcaccagtccctactgcagcaaagcacccccacaacatgatgctgccacccccgtgcttcacgtttgggatggtgttcttcggcttgcaaacctccccctttttcctccaaccatAACGATGATCaatatggccaaatagttctatttttgtttcatcaaaaacaaagcaaaaacatgttttgggACATTTTCGCaatctattaaaaataaataagtattcagaccctttactccgtactttgttgaagcacagcctcgagtcttcttgggtatgaccctacaagcttggcacacctgtttttggggagtttctcccattcttctcttcagatcctcccaagctctgtcagcttggatggggagtgtcgctgcatagctatttttcaggtctctccagagatgttcaagtccagactctggcTGGACAGAGACCTGGGCTGAGccgctcctgcattgtcttggctgtgcgcttagggttgttgtcctgttggaaggtgaacctgagcactctggaacaggttttcatcaaggatctctctgtactttgctctgttcatctttccctcgatcctgactagtctcccagtccctgatactgaaaaacatccccacagcatgatgctgccacccatgcttcaccgtagggatggtcccaggtttcctccagatgtgattcttagcattcaggccaaagacttcaatcttggtttcatcagactagagcatcttgtatctcatggtctgagagtcccttaagtgccttttactgatgtcatgtgccttttactgatgtcatgtgccttttactgatgtgtggcttccgtctggccactctacaattaAAAAcctgattgggggagtgctgtagagatgattgttcttctgaaaggttctcccatctccacagaggaactctagagcactgtcagtgaccatcgggttcttggtcacctcactgaccaaagCCCTTGTCAcccatttgctcagtttggccgggcggccatctctaggaagagtcttggtggttccaaacttcttccatttaagaatgatggggaccttcaatgtgtttttttggtacccttaccaatatctgtgcctcgacacaatcctgtctcagagctgtatggacaattccttcgacctcatggcttggtttttgctctgacatgcactgtcaactgtggtaccttatattgacaggtgtgtgcctttccaaataatgtccaatcaattgaatttaccacaggtggactccaatcaagttgtagggaAAGGTTCTgaaatactttcctaatgcactgtataagtggatttgtcccaatacttttggtctccTAAAATGGGGTGGCTGTGTACAAAAGGTTATAtgatttctaaatggttcaccttTTAGAAATTGTAAATAGGACAGTCTGCAATTTAACCTCATAGTCGTTGTATCAGtttaaatccaaagtgctggactacagagtcaaaacaacaaaaaatgtgtcactctcccaatacttttggagctcactgtttGTGTTGTATTCTGTAACAATGTATATCTACTTATTTATGCAATATTTCCCAGCAGTGGAACTGATCACATTCCTCCACAATATGCAACCCTGCAAGAAAGTGACAATGGCTTGCACAATGGGATTGTGGTTCAAAATTTTTTATGTTTTCCTGGATTTATACGTTCCTGTCAGACATTATTCATTGCCTCCTGGTATAGTTcatgtgtacatacatacatacatacatatacacacacacacacatacatacatacatacatacatgcacgcacgcatgcatacatacactgagtgtacaaaacattaagaacacctgctctttccatgacagactgaccaggtgaaagctatgatcccttattgatgtcacctgttaaatcagggtagatgaaggggaagagacaggttaatgaaggatttttttagccttgagacaattgaggcatggattgtgtgtgaatgggcaagacaaaatatttaagtgcctttgaacagggtatgttagtaggtgccaggcttgtgtcaagaactgcaatgctgatgggtttttcatggtcaacagtgtcccgtgtgcatcaagaatggtccaccacccaaaggacgtcCACCAACTTGACAagactatgggaagcattggagccaacatgggccagcatccctttggaacacttttgacaccttgtcgagtccatgccccaatgaattgaggcagttctgagggcaaaagggggggggtacaagtcaatattaggaaggagttcttaatgttttgtacactgtgtccATTCACCTCTACACATGCCTCAGATGTCTAGTTCTGCTCTACCACTcctcactctacacacactgtccACTCTGTCATTTCTGGCAGAAGTTGCTGTCTGAGCCCCTTGTCTGCCTGCTAAGCTATTTTCCTTATGAAAGATTGACACAGCTTGCAACCAATTTGAAACACCTTTTAGCTATGGCTGCAGAATACAATAGACACTTCTGTGCTGGGGTTTTATACCTCTTCAGATTAATTCTTACCCGATGAAGTTGTGGCTAAGATGAAATACTTAGTATCAGGCACCACAATAAAAAAAGTTACAATGTGAACACGTTAACTGCAGTTATAAGGCAAAATATTTGCAGGGTTGCTATGCAAGGAGATGTCATAGTTTAGCTATGTCAAAGTGAGGCGAGTTGATGACTTGCATATTTTTATAGCCGTGCAAATAATTGGCTAAATACAGGTAGTCTGACTCAGTTCCATCACATTTATATTGGTTGTTTTGTCTGTCTTTGCTTTTTATtacaaatacaattgtgtttTGTGGTGGTGCTGTTAGTTACAAGTATAAGGAAACAGATGGATAGTGCTGGTCATTCAATTACAAACACTATCACTCAAAAGGTCTTCAGACTTTCACTTTTGGGTCGATGTGGGCATTGTTCCACCGATGACAATTTTCACCACATTTATATGGGAAATAACCCTCTGCGCTTCCATATCTACCATCCCATAATAGATTATCGCTTCTGCTACAACTGAACACTTGGGGTAAGACTAAGACTACCGAACGACCATACTCTTGATACTACAGTTGAACAATTTCAGAGAATTCATGCTAGTCCAAAGTTATGGTGGCCCTTTTTAAGTGCTTTGTTCCCCAATGCCTTTTAGTCAGGGCTCTCATCTTCTTCACAAAGCTTCACATTTCATCTGTCTCTTAAGGAGTGCTTGGCTGCCGCTTTTGAGGCCGTGCCTACAGAGTGCCGTTAATTGGAGGAGTGTAGCACCGTCGGCATTCACAAGCTGTTAATGGTTCCCATTCTACACTGGTATCCACTGCCAAGACCAGGAAAGTGTAACAGGATTCACATTGTGTGCTTCTACTATGAAGCAAAAATATCCACTATTCTCATAGAAAAGCAATGGCAAGATGTTTTGCCTTGGTTGATCCCCTGAGACAATTCTTTCATGCTTTTGATGTTCTTTTTTTGGTATTTATGGTAAATATTGTCTTATTAATCGAACCGCATGACCAGTGCATTTGGATGAATATTCCTGTCACATTTGACTTTGCCCACTTGCCTAAGAACTGCCATTCACTGTAAATctccatgttttttttattgaatgtGAAGTTGTTCATACAAGGCACAACAGACATCAACAGATCACTAAACCACTTGGCGTAAACACATTTGCATAAACTACATTTTCTGACCTCTGCCTCGGCCACGTTGCTAAACTCTAGCCTTCCTCTGTAATCTTATCATGCAGTGGCAGCGCCAAAGGGAGCCAAATTTCGAGGGAGTGCTGACTGTAATTTCAGATTGTATTACGTTGTCAGTGAATCAGAACAGACATTCCCGTATTACTTCCATTATTCAATGTGACATTATCAATCCTGTGGTGAGTCCTTTTCCCTGATTCATTCTGTATCTCTTTAGTCTGTCTGAgctgaaaacagttttttacccCCCATCAAATCAAATCCCTGTTTCTCCTCTAGTATGACTCCGCTCAAGATTTCTTGATTGTTTGTCATGTAGGCATTAGACATTTCACATAGGATTTTTGTCAAAGCTTTTGATAGGCCTACACTGTGATAATATAGGGAGTTGGATTCCACTAGTAATCAATGTACTAAATAAACATTTTAGTGCTTATTTTTAGTGTCCATATTAGCAGTGCTTGCTTGCTGGTGTCACAGTGATGCATTCAACTTGCCAATCACACAGGATTGGGTCTGTATTGCCACATAAAGATACCAGCAAGCTGACATGTCAGACAGAATGAGCAGagatggtgcactacttttcaacAGAGCAATGGAccttagtcaaaagtagtgcactatatagagaattgggtgtaatttgggactcaGCCAGAGTATCACAGACCAGAAAGGTATCTGGAGGATTAGTCTCATGTGGGGATACCAATACCCCAGGTATCAATCTACTGCACCGTTCTGTGTCTTTAGGTAGAGATATAAGTCAGAGAAAAAAAATGCTGCCCCCAATTGGAACTGATGAGTCTTAACTTGAACCTTGTTGCTACTGTAGTTATTTCGGGATGAAAATATAGCTGAGAGAAGTGGAATCTATGGAGATGCCAAAACGAATGGAGCTTTGATGTTCGGTTTTGTAATGCACTGTAGCACAATCACTCATTATGTAGAGCTTATGTTACTTTGTATGGGGGTTTTGCTTGTAATAACTGTAACCCAGTTTAAACCTCTGATTCAGTGCAGTTATTTTTGTATGGGGCTCTCTAAAAGTAGACATTAAATTATGCTTAATTCAGTTTAGACCATGAGCCTGAAGTCTATTAAACTTTTTCCTCATCTTCCTTTATGCCGGTTTTCTTATGTGTGTCGAAGCCCGAGGTAACTCCATCTCTGCAGAGCGCAGATGCGTTGTCTGAGGCCGTGGCTGGCCTCGGTACCGTGGAGGAGGTCATGAAGTACCTGGAGCCTGAGAGATGGCAGCTTGACATGGAAGACCTATACAAGCCCACGTGGCACATCCTGGGAAAGTCATTCCTCCACAACAAGAAATCCAGAGGTACAGCGACTGCCACTTCTCAAACGGCTAACAACTGGGGTTCTAGTGATAGCAATTGCAGTGGAAGAAAGAGCTGTCATGTTGAGATGGAGGGAAAAACAGATGTACAGCTGCAGTTGAGCATAAAACTGTCTGTGAAAGGTTAACTTGAAATTATATCTTGGCAATTTAACCTCAGTTTAGCCCCTTTTTTGTAATTTAATAAAAGGTATCTAATCATTTTAGGTTGACGTGGTGAGCTTAATCTATTTCTTGAACAGGAGTGGATCTCAACCTGTTGAGAGAAGAGGTGATACTGTACAGCTGCACGCCGCGCAACTTCTCCATCTCCCTGCGCGAGGAGCTGAAGAGGACGGACGCCATCTTCTGGCCTAGCTGCCTCCTGGTGAAGCGCTGTGGGGGCAACTGTGCCTGCTGCTCGCATCGCTGCTCCGACTGCCAGTGTGAGCCTACCCGGGTCGTCAAGAAGTACCATGAGGTAAAAGTGTGGCAACTTTCCCAATTTTCTGAGATTTTAATATCCCTGGAATCAGAAGGGAATAAACTGGAaatccaggaatcttccaaccaggatttctggaaaacctgggaattatGTGAAAGTTATTAGAAGTTAACTTTGCAACTCTAGACAAGGGTCATAATTCGCTACTTATACTTGAAGTTAATTATTTTTCAGAAAGATCAGCATAATAAATGCAAGCTAATGTATCGTAACAAAATTACATCCTGTTATTTATGTGGATATTcaaaaatccacaaagaaaatataggtgtttccaccaaacagacttgttgcggataaaaatcAGTGGGTGACGATGTAGTGTACACAGTACTTTTTCACTTAAGTtaacatgcactgaatacaaatatagagttcaatgtgtttccatcgcattttcaactctacagatagttttgtcacaaaaacagtTGCGTTAAATTGCAAacgtgcctactctggtcttggcacatgcgctcAAGCCAACAGCTTGCAAGATACTATGCAGGTCGACTAGTCTACattgagattattatggataagagagagattttttttatatttgtcaGATTGCCGTCAAGCAtcaatcatgtcaccagaataatactctcaatatttattggaaaagagCATCAAGATCATGTGCACTTTCAGCACCCTGTAAAGTTCATCATAAagtatttcatctgtagcctaataaactgcatggtttcctgagtcatagtgggaggaccacacaccatatcacgtgactccaagtttacttcgatatgatggtcatacagtgccttgcgaaagtattcggcccccttgaacttttcgaccttttgccacatttcaggcttcaaacataaagatataaaactgtatttttttgtgaagaatcaacaacaagtgggacacaatcatgaagtggaacgaaatttattggatatttcaaacttttttaacaaataaaaaactgaaaaattgggcgtgcaaaattattttggatacaaaaggtcgaaaagttcaagggggccgaatactttcgcaaggcactgtatatcacttTTTGCTCATAAAGGCATTTCCTccaccatttctcgcataatacattttacagacacaaaaagattccACCATGTCAAAAGAACAAattatctgtcggcatttataaaattgtaccgaaactacctgtttccatcacagctgctgtgatttttttttttatatggtaagactttactcgcataaaaactgtggatgaaAACGTGGTTAGTGGTGTAAAACAAATTTATCATAAAGATATTTCTGCTATGTATTTTAGCTAATTTAACCATTTGATGTGTAAATGTGTTTGAAGTTGTTTTGGTGCAGGGCCTGTTCCAAACTTTCAATCCAAGCTCTGGCTTGCCGCTCTCTGTAGGTTCTCCTGCTGAAGCACCGAAGCGGGGGCCGAGGCCTGCAGAAGTCCATGACCGATGTGCCCTTGGAACACCATGAGGAGTGTGACTGTGTTTGCAAAGACGACTGGGACTGATCTCAAGCCTGTGTACCGGTGCCACCAGCATCCCAGGAGACACTTGAAACTGCACGCGTCTTCCAGCATCTCCCAGGCAAACCCTAACCATCTCCATTGAGAGTGAGGAGCGAATGAGATTGCTTTGCTTGACCTTTCTCATCTTGCTAATTGGACGAGAATAAAAACTGACTGGAACTACTTCATTTGTGGATGGATCTTGCCGCCGTGGAGGACCTGTAGCTGACTGAGTGCATTGAAGAGACAGGAAATGGATAGACTGCACTGGAATGCTGGACCTATCTTATTCATTCTTCACTCTCTGaaggctctctctccctttgcttCTCAGAGATCGGAACTGGTGCTAAGGGACATCTTTGGCAGCGTCGGTTTAGTGTCATTTTTTTGTGCCAAAACCTTTAAGGGGTCTTGTTGAAATTCAACACACGTGGCTAGAGAGTATCTTGGAAAATGGGCTCCTTCTTCAAGTACTTTTCTGTACATAAGTGAGCTTCCTTCAGGCCAATCCCTATGGTACTTTATTATTCCTATAAAAGAGGAAAATAATGGTCCTTTTTATCAGTGATTCCCCACTCCCCCCTGTTTTCCCATCTATTAGATCTTTGGAGTGACATAATGGTAATGTTGACTGTCTTACTGATGCAAACTATATTTGTAAATATTTCATTTTCATGGTTTTTCTGTACTGTTGTATTTTTCTACCAAAGATACTTGTATTCGTTGAGGAGATAAAGTTGCACACTTAAACCAAGTGGGTGCTGTTTTGTTGCGTTTCAACGTACATACCGTCGTAGCAAAGGTGTAAAATCTGCTTGCTTTATAACTTCATATAACCCCAACTAGTGCGTGGAACAGTATGGATACTCAATATTTTTTTGTTCAATGAAGGGAAGTTGTCCAGAATGCTTTTTTGTATGCTGAAATGGTGGTTTCTCTGTCATTTGTACAGTTCTTGAGTGTTCATCTTCAATATTTTCATTTCTATGTCCACGCCATGCCAAATATGGGTGTGTTCTCTTCTCTGCGTACCAAAGTTATTTAACATGACCTTTTATGATCTATTTTGTTGTATGTATCTGTCAGTAGAAATAAATCAGTCAATGTGTTTCTGGAGATAGGTACTTGTATTTTGACATAGTCCCCTGCAATATAAGGACTTTCATTTGGTGTCAAGATAAAGCATTGTGTCTTTCTCATTGTTATTGTAATGGTATAAATTCGTATTATTAGGGAATATTGACTGAGGAAATTACATTTTAGTGGCATATCAAAGTCATCTAACAGAATAGGATTATGGTCATAGATCCTTCTACGTACATGCCtacgctcttagaaaaaaaggttccaaaaggatttttcagctgtccctataggagaacgctttttggttccaagtaaaacccttttgagttccatgtagaaccctatgtggaaatggttctacatggaacccaaaatggttctacttggaaccaaaaggtttTTTTCAAAGGGTTTCCTATtaggacagccaaagaacccttttaggttctagatggcacctttttAAGTAGGCCTGTTGTGACACCTTATATACTTCATGGACAAAGTGTCATAGAAAAGTAATTTCACTGTTTTACATCCTGACTGTGCATTTCATCAAGAGTGGGTTCTGTCAATGTGAAAAACCCACCACTGTCAGATATCAGTGTAAATAGCTGTTTTATGCACCAGTAATCTAGGAACTCTACTCATGTCTCTCAATTAATGAGGTTGGAAAAATAATCAAACAATTACATTCACAGTTGTTGTTTAATCAAGGAATGGCTAAGGTAATGGCTGATTTGGATTTCCATTGTGCTACTCTATAACAAAACAATTAGATATAACTTCTCCCTGCATTCATTAAATAAATAGAAAAGGCAAGAccattaaaaataattactgtataaacgAGAGGAATGGAAAAACTATAAGAACCGTAACCAACTGATTGATGACAGAGACACATTTAGCTGAGCAGCCCTCAACTAAATCAGAACATCACAGGCAAGAGggattgtttttgttttaataaACAATTGACTACTTTCATCATTTCTAACGTCGATAGCGCCTACACTTTCTAGCACCGTTTTGAATTTATAACGCAGTAGGGGTAATAAGGGAGGGAGTGGTTTGTGACACGAGTAGCCGCTCACCGATTCTGTCAGCTCATACCTCCAACACTGCCAAAGCATCTGCTATGCGGCTGTCAGCCAATGCTGGTTAACACTGGTTAGCACTCGATCTGATTGAATCCAGGCCTTACTGTTGAAATATAACTAGTAGTGCAGTTCATCACTAGCGTAGCACGCAGCCCCACAAGctttttctctcagcctcatggcaaaatgtgtagaatagcattagattagctataaaactgcaaatGCTTCTCTGCCTCATGGCAACAAAATATAAttgaaatgtaattatatttaTAATCTTTTTTTAGGAGGTCAGGTTCACCGATAGCATATGAACATCAGAAGCCAggattaattacattttttattacaggaaattagcttcaaactgcaaaatgttctctcaggctcatggcaaaatgtttagaatta is a window encoding:
- the LOC115205109 gene encoding platelet-derived growth factor C, whose product is MILPFLILLVSLLQKHGSEAESSHISKFQQPSLKEQNGVQDSQHEKIILVTGEGVIHSPDFPLTYPRSTVLVWRLVASNDNMRIQLSFDERFGLEDPEDGICKYDFVEIEEPSEDTILGRWCGTQVPASHVSKGGQIRVRFISDEYFPSEPGFSIRYSLLPMPEVTPSLQSADALSEAVAGLGTVEEVMKYLEPERWQLDMEDLYKPTWHILGKSFLHNKKSRGVDLNLLREEVILYSCTPRNFSISLREELKRTDAIFWPSCLLVKRCGGNCACCSHRCSDCQCEPTRVVKKYHEVLLLKHRSGGRGLQKSMTDVPLEHHEECDCVCKDDWD